The Rhodamnia argentea isolate NSW1041297 chromosome 7, ASM2092103v1, whole genome shotgun sequence genome contains the following window.
acacgttgtatattaaatatatatatttttttatgtatacatgaaaatttatgaattttatgattcacataaaagtaaataataaaaaaagagttctAGAATAAATTTACGCTAAAAATAAGGATTCACTATTTATTAATATCaacattttgaattgaaaaattcaattacaTTCACCATCAAATATAATAACAACTCATTGATAATGTCTTTGTATCCGCTCCTTTTGTATCAGACTCATCAATGAAAATATAGGGGCACAAGTAACTGTGTGCGACAAGCTTACGGCATTCTCATGGAAGATAAAAACGCAACCAAAGTGGGAAATGGCAGCACAAGTAACTGTGTGCGACTATCTTGACGGGCGGACAGggtaaaaggaaatcaaaaggagttgagagagagggtggatTCAACACATCACTGACACCtgcacagaagagagagagagctcagtTCGGGAGCAGTGGTGGAAGAAATGGCAGAGGCGAAGGTAAAGTCGCCCTCACCATCGTCTTTTTGTGACGTGAAACGCGGActcctccactctctctctctctctctctctctctctccttcattgGCCACTGCTTTTTTCCTCTGTTGCTTCATTTCGTCATATACATAAACCAAACAGACCCtccacagtctctctctctctctcttctctctgcttGCCGTCCATCGAACCCACTTTCGCTcacattctttcttcatttctgACTTCGCGCCGATCTCTTCCTCGCTATCTTCGTCGACGTTATGCTGGACATGAGAATCTCTGTAAGACCTTGTTATTTGCTCCTTTGCTCCTGTAATCTTGCTTTCACCACCATCATTTTCGCCGCCAGGCCTTGAGGGGAGCGACAGAGCCGAGAGCAGCGAGAGACGAtgcgagagagacagaggagagGTGGTTAAAGACAGAAAGAAGAGGTCCTGTTTCTTATTTTGACTTCAGTTTTTGTACTTAAAAGATCAAAACTTTCCTACCTTATCTCAGGACACGCGAGTCCCTCGCGTGTCCGTTCCGTTGACTGCGAGTCGGAGCTCAGACACGCGTTGACGGCGTGTCCGAGCGTATCCGGCCGTGTCCGGACGTGTCTGGCGCGTGTCGGACACctacacgtgtccgacacgcaaaAAATGCGCCCAAAGGCgagtccgtgctacataggGCAGGAGAATCCGAATAATGAATGGGTCTCGTTCGGATTCGAATTCTGCATCATCCAATAATTATGCGTTGaattctttcgaccaaaaaaaaaaaaaactattttgaaCCGTTCGACTTTTATCCTCATAATCAAGATCACATTTGTCACCAGCAAAAGATAGAGAGGAaggattttatttttgaagtacttttttttataaaaatggcAGATTTTCCTAAGTAATTTATAAGAGGTTCAGATACATATAGAtaatcaaaaaatcatttttaagggCGATTTCGATCACGAATTTAATGGGGGTTGCTTCCTAAGTAATTTATAAGACGTTCAGATACATATAGAtaatcaaaaaatcatttttaagggCGATTTCGATCACGAATTTAATGGGggttgcttcattttttttcaatcaatataTATCCACGAGAAGGCAGGTGGCTACATATATTACAATTTAAAATGCCCAACGTTGAGCCCAATTTGCCCAATGTTGTTgattaactcttttttttttttttgcaaaagtaaaaaaagctAGTGaccaattgaaccaatttaagaGACGCTAtgattgagcaaaaaaatatcttcattttgctaaaacatAGTGCACAATTATTGAAATGAAAAACTCCATATATTTTTGGTTCCCAATTATACAGCAGCCAATGTCACTCCATCGTTTTTCCGGTCAATGAATTAAACGAATCCTTCaaagaagtttaaaaaaaaataaaaaataaaaataaagattctAATCAACAAAAGTCACAAAATCTGTGACCGCAAAAACCAAGGGGGAGGATTCATATtcatatatctctctctcattcttccGCTCTGGCCGAGAACAAACTCAAAAGCTGTGTTGAACTCGTTTTTCTTCGGGAGCCCTGCCTTTTCTCGTTCCTCCTtcaagaagaagacgacgacgacgacgaagaagacgGACCACCACCTTCGCAAAGTAGAGCTTTGGCCGGTGGGATCTCGGCGACAGCTTCTCTCTGAGAATGCGAGTACTTCTTGAACACCACCTGCAGTTTGCTGTCTTTGGCTTTCGCATGGTACCCCACCAACAGCTTCGCACAGTCCCTGTTCGTCGAAATGCCacggaaaaaaagacaaacgcACACCAGTTAATTTTTACTATCGAGAAAGGATGGATAATGTTGTCTATATTAAGGGGTACCCTTTTTAATCCGAATGCTTACATGAGCTGGGATTCGGTGAAACCCGTGTGAAGCTTGAGAGTGTCGTTCCACAGAGGGGTTAGGCCGAGAGTGCACCGCGCCGCGTACACTGCCGACGCCGCCACCATGGAGGGGCAGTACGTGAGCGTCGCGTAGTTCATCACACCCAGCTCGGCAAGGAAGTACACCATATTCTCCAACTGCTCGACCAAATGCCACGAAGACAAGGAAAAATGTTAAGCATTTTTGGCGACATACAAGTTTCGATATATTGGcaatggaaaagaaaggaataaagGAACGGACTTTGCGATCCCCAAGCGACGCCTTGATGAACCGAACCAGGAAAACGTAGTGGGTGGGCACGGTGAGCGTCCACTCCAGCTTCCCCAGTATCGTCTTCTCCATCGCCAGCACTTGCTCATGGCTGTAGGCTCTGTCCGCGATGCACACGAAATCATTCACCTCAGGAGCCCATATCTCTTCGTACTTGGAGGCAGTGAAGAGAGCACCCATGCCCAGCAGCTGCAGCTCACGCCTCGGGACCGACTTCACAGAGAGAAAGCGGTCGATAATGTTGATGGTGAGGTAGAGGGTCTCGGGCATCAGCTCAAACTTGTTGTGGATCTCGATCAGCCAGTCCACCAGGATCGCCCTCATCTTCTCGTTTATCTCCGGCTGGGACGGCATGTAGTCGCGGGGCAGGCTCTCGTTCTGGCATTCCAAAAAGGGGTAGGGACAAAAATCATTAGCCAAAAAGAAACTCTTGGTAGTCGGACATTCTTCAAGTTCTTTGATAGTTAATACACTAAAGTGTACCTCAGCCTCCTTGTAGAAACTGTAGATGTCTTCAATATACTCCACCTCAGCCAACTCATTGTTGGCGTCGCCCGCGTCGATATCCACGATCTGCTCTTTGGGTTTGTTGGTCAACCCACAAGCTGCCTGCGTAGAGAATCGAATTTAATCTGTAAATTTTTGCACTTATTTTATTGATGAACACTTTAGCCTGAAAAGTGTGTAAATATGCAAACACCTTGCTACGAGCGGTGAGGACCGAAGTGAGGGTGGGCATATTCCTTCTCGATGATCTCTGTCCTTCCTTCTTCGTAGGCTCATGATGTTGCTTCTTCTTGGCCTCGATCACTTCTTCTGAATCCGATGTTAAATCGATGACTTCAACCTTTTGTTTGGGCTTAACGACTTTCTTTTGAGCAGCTTTCGCCGCCGCTGGCTCCACCCTTTTGCCCGCTCCAGGTCCATCAAGAATGGATGGAGCTCCATTCACGTTAACTACTGCTTGTTTCTGCAGAATTGTCTTGGTCAGCCATAATGTAAAACTGTGAAGAAACAAGAAGATTCAGGTTTCAAGTGGTGACCTTGTTGTTTTCAGCAGCCGCAGCAGCTTGTGCATTTGCCAGTAGTTGTGCGCAGAAGCTTCTGAGATTAAGAATCACGTCAATGCCAATAAGAACACGAGCATACTGGATCTAacaatttgagagagagagagagagagagagagagagagagagagaccttgtaACAGGGCGATGAGGCTGAACCTTGCCTTCGATGCCTCGAAGAGTAACAAGATTGCCAATGTCGCCGAGGGCTTTCCGGTTTCTTCCTTCGGCTGCGCcattcttcttctgctgcttaGCTCCTCCTCCTGCTATCACTGCCTCGCCTATATAACACATAAGCATGGAATCACAATGCACATTAAAAATCCATTGGATGAAATACATCAACGAAAGAAAAAGGACTTCATTGGCCCAAACATTCTTTTGGCATTCAGTTGGCTCCTCAGAATTTTCTGAACAACCAAACATGAATTGAAGGGGGAAAGACCCAATTTTCTTATGACCTATACGCTCGTCAAGATCTGGGTAAGTGAGTATGAAAGAAGCCTAGCCATCACACACAGACCCCAGTTTGACGCTAAACTCTCATTCAAATAAGAATTCATTTTCAACAAGGCACGAGACTTTCGACCAATCACAAGATCATTCCTAAGAAGATGGGACACAGGGATACTACTTTCCAAGACTATGGAACAGAACCACCAAGAACAGAGCATCACGACAGCCAATAGATAACTGTAAATCGCACAGGGTCGGGTTCAATTCAGATCACCCCAGAAATCGTCACAGAAAGAGATCGAATTGCTATTCGGCAAAAGCCCCCTGAAATCTGATTACCTCTCGCTTGCACGGGAACAATGGGTCTCGAAGCCATTTCAATCCAAGAACAAACTCCTCCGAATCTGATTGGCGAGGCGAAACCCTTCACACGAGAAcgagaattctctctctctctctctctctctctctctctctctctctctctctctctctcacagcgAGATCATGTGGAATAAGAAACGAATACGA
Protein-coding sequences here:
- the LOC115737676 gene encoding G2/mitotic-specific cyclin S13-7-like isoform X3 is translated as MASRPIVPVQARIGEAVIAGGGAKQQKKNGAAEGRNRKALGDIGNLVTLRGIEGKVQPHRPVTSFCAQLLANAQAAAAAENNKKQAVVNVNGAPSILDGPGAGKRVEPAAAKAAQKKVVKPKQKVEVIDLTSDSEEVIEAKKKQHHEPTKKEGQRSSRRNMPTLTSVLTARSKAACGLTNKPKEQIVDIDAGDANNELAEVEYIEDIYSFYKEAENESLPRDYMPSQPEINEKMRAILVDWLIEIHNKFELMPETLYLTINIIDRFLSVKSVPRRELQLLGMGALFTASKYEEIWAPEVNDFVCIADRAYSHEQVLAMEKTILGKLEWTLTVPTHYVFLVRFIKASLGDRKLENMVYFLAELGVMNYATLTYCPSMVAASAVYAARCTLGLTPLWNDTLKLHTGFTESQLMDCAKLLVGYHAKAKDSKLQVVFKKYSHSQREAVAEIPPAKALLCEGGGPSSSSSSSSSS
- the LOC115737676 gene encoding G2/mitotic-specific cyclin S13-7-like isoform X1 — translated: MASRPIVPVQARIGEAVIAGGGAKQQKKNGAAEGRNRKALGDIGNLVTLRGIEGKVQPHRPVTRSFCAQLLANAQAAAAAENNKKQAVVNVNGAPSILDGPGAGKRVEPAAAKAAQKKVVKPKQKVEVIDLTSDSEEVIEAKKKQHHEPTKKEGQRSSRRNMPTLTSVLTARSKAACGLTNKPKEQIVDIDAGDANNELAEVEYIEDIYSFYKEAENESLPRDYMPSQPEINEKMRAILVDWLIEIHNKFELMPETLYLTINIIDRFLSVKSVPRRELQLLGMGALFTASKYEEIWAPEVNDFVCIADRAYSHEQVLAMEKTILGKLEWTLTVPTHYVFLVRFIKASLGDRKLENMVYFLAELGVMNYATLTYCPSMVAASAVYAARCTLGLTPLWNDTLKLHTGFTESQLMDCAKLLVGYHAKAKDSKLQVVFKKYSHSQREAVAEIPPAKALLCEGGGPSSSSSSSSSS
- the LOC115737676 gene encoding G2/mitotic-specific cyclin S13-7-like isoform X2, with product MASRPIVPVQARGEAVIAGGGAKQQKKNGAAEGRNRKALGDIGNLVTLRGIEGKVQPHRPVTRSFCAQLLANAQAAAAAENNKKQAVVNVNGAPSILDGPGAGKRVEPAAAKAAQKKVVKPKQKVEVIDLTSDSEEVIEAKKKQHHEPTKKEGQRSSRRNMPTLTSVLTARSKAACGLTNKPKEQIVDIDAGDANNELAEVEYIEDIYSFYKEAENESLPRDYMPSQPEINEKMRAILVDWLIEIHNKFELMPETLYLTINIIDRFLSVKSVPRRELQLLGMGALFTASKYEEIWAPEVNDFVCIADRAYSHEQVLAMEKTILGKLEWTLTVPTHYVFLVRFIKASLGDRKLENMVYFLAELGVMNYATLTYCPSMVAASAVYAARCTLGLTPLWNDTLKLHTGFTESQLMDCAKLLVGYHAKAKDSKLQVVFKKYSHSQREAVAEIPPAKALLCEGGGPSSSSSSSSSS